In Rana temporaria chromosome 3, aRanTem1.1, whole genome shotgun sequence, a single window of DNA contains:
- the KIF23 gene encoding kinesin-like protein KIF23 isoform X1 — translation MMKQTRTKPPRRHAPKKPSNQQKDPVGVYCRVRPLSPSDQECCIEVINETTVQLHQPDGCKVNRNGEYKETQYSFKKVFGTLQTQKDLFDFVAKPLVEDLIRGKNGLLFTYGVTGSGKTYTMTGSPGQGGLLPRCLSMIFNSISRFQAKKYTFKTDDKNGIEIQNEVDALLERQRREAQTQVATRTPMRQRMVEPEFADMINIEDNCNVEEVDEDSVYSVFVSYIEIYNNYMYDLLEEAAIDPIRPKWNTPGKNVEFIPPQSKILREDQHHNMYVAGCTEVEVKTTEEAFDVFWKGQKRRRIANTTLNRESSRSHSVFMIKLAQAPLDADGDNVLQEKEQVTVSQLSLVDLAGSERTNRTKAEGNRLREAGNINQSLMTLRTCIEILRENQMCGTNKMVPYRDSKLTHMFKNYFDGEGKVRMIVCVNPKADDHEESLQVMRFAEMTQEVEIARPVDKPICGLTPGRRYRNQAFKDELSRRLEDRGGPVNGEVDEQAVIEMLIQSFPPIPSCELLDVNDDMTLPQIIEALEKRRRIRQMMAEEFNKSVVSFRGMLHELNGVVNAKDNLAQGRMSEKERAIMSQKSEIERLEKKVKTLEYKIDILEKTTTIYEEEKRTLQNDLESQSQKLHRQLSDKRRLESRINGMVAENAVKWEKECERRVAAKQIEMQNKLWVKDEKLKQLKAIVTESKGDRPERPSRERDREREPKVPTRSISPSPAPLPGTPVSQLPHSQLNPSWHRRSNSCSSLSVASCVSLWEQKTPQHYSESRTGPTLRRRELAAEARNCNTPETRTGYAASIQAEEQTPRTVPPVHTRHRRSRSAGERWVDHKPSGSLETDTVMQPHVPNAIKVSVASEKALAKCDKYMLTHQQLASDGEMETKLIKGDVFRTRGGGQSVQFTDIETLRQESPPGNGRKRRSSETNRPPLAESTESEWTDVETRCSVAMEMRAGSNLGPGYQHHALPKRRKP, via the exons ACTCagtattcatttaaaaaagtttttggaACGCTGCAGACACAAAAAGATCTGTTTGACTTCGTTGCGAAGCCCTTGGTGGAAGATCTTATTCGTGGTAAAAATG GTCTTCTCTTTACATATGGTGTAACGGGAAGTGGAAAGACTTACACAATGACTGGATCTCCGGGGCAAGGAGGACTattgcctcgctgtctcagcatgATTTTTAACAGCATTAGCAGGTTTCAGGCCAAGAAATAT ACTTTTAAGACGGATGATAAAAACGGCATTGAAATTCAGAATGAGGTGGATGCCTTATTGGAGCGGCAGAGGAGAGAGGCTCAAACACAGGTAGCCACCAGGACGCCTATGAG GCAGAGAATGGTGGAACCTGAATTTGCAGACATGATAAACATTGAAGATAACTGCAATGTGGAAGAAGTAGATGAGGATAGTGTGTATAGCGTGTTTGTTTCCTACATTGAAATCTACAATAATTACATGTATGATCTTTTGGAAGAGGCGGCTATAGATCCCATCAGACCAAA ATGGAACACGCCGGGAAAGAATGTAGAGTTTAT ACCGCCACAGTCTAAGATCCTGAGGGAAGACCAGCACCATAACATGTATGTTGCTGGGTGCACAGAAGTTGAAGTAAAAACTACAGAAGAGGCATTTGATGTGTTCTGGAAAG ggcaaaagaggaggaggattgcaAATACAACATTGAATCGTGAGTCCAGCCGCTCCCACAGTGTCTTCATGATAAAGTTGGCACAAGCCCCGCTTGATGCGGACGGGGATAATGTGCTGcag GAAAAGGAGCAGGTTACAGTGAGTCAGCTTTCTCTTGTAGACTTGGCTGGAAGTGAGAGAACAAACCGCACAAAGGCCGAGGGAAACAGACTGCGTGAAGCAG GCAACATTAACCAGTCACTTATGACTTTACGAACGTGTATAGAAATTCTGCGAGAAAACCAGATGTGTGGCACAAACAAG ATGGTGCCCTACCGAGACTCCAAGTTAACGCACATGTTCAAGAACTACTTTGATGGAGAAGGGAAAGTCCGAATGATAGTGTGTGTAAATCCCAAGGCAGATGATCACGAGGAGAGCCTA CAAGTTATGCGGTTTGCTGAGATGACTCAAGAAGTGGAAATTGCCAGACCTGTTGACAAACCGATTTGTGGGCTTACTCCTGGACGCCGCTATAGGAACCAGGCATTCAAGGATGAGCTTAGTCGTAGGCTGGAGGACCGTGGAGGTCCTGTGAATGgag AAGTCGATGAACAGGCCGTCATTGAGATGCTCATTCAAAGCTTTCCTCCTATTCCATCCTGTGAGCTGCTGGATGTTAACGATGATATGACTCTACCCCAAATTATCGAGGCCCTGGAGAAACGGCGCAGAATCCGTCAGATGATGGCTGAAGAGTTTAACAAGAGCG TTGTCTCCTTCAGGGGTATGCTGCACGAACTTAACGGGGTAGTGAATGCTAAAGACAACCTTGCACAGGGCAGGATGTCTGAGAAGGAACGGGCAATAATGTCTCAGAAATCGGAGATAGAGCGGCTTGAGAAGAAAGTCAAAACATTAGAATACAAG ATAGATATATTGGAAAAGACGACTACAATCTACGAGGAGGAAAAGCGCACTTTGCAAAACGATCTGGAGTCGCAGAGCCAAAAGCTGCATCGGCAACTGTCGGACAAGAGAAGGTTGGAGTCTCGGATTAATGGCATGGTAGCCGAGAATGCTGTGAAGTGGGAGAAAGAATGT gagcGGCGTGTGGCGGCCAAGCAGATCGAGATGCAGAACAAGCTGTGGGTAAAAGATGAgaaactaaagcagctgaaagccatcgTAACAGAATCTAAAGGCGACCGGCCGGAGAGACCATCCCGCGAGAGGGACCGCGAGCGAGAACCCAAGGTTCCCACCAGATCTATCTCTCCATCACCTGCTCCT CTTCCTGGTACCCCTGTGTCCCAACTTCCACACAGCCAGCTCAACCCTTCTTGGCACAGGCGGTCAAACTCCTGCAGCAGCCTTTCAGTGGCCTCCTGCGTTTCATTGTGGGAGCAGAAAACGCCACAGCACTACTCCGAGAGCAGGACAGGACCCACCCTCAGGCGGCGGGAGCTAGCGGCAGAAGCTAGGAATTGTAATACACCTGAGACAAGAACAGGTTATGCAGCCAGCATACAGGCAGAGGAGCAGACTCCCAGG ACTGTTCCCCCGGTGCACACGAGGCACCGCCGCTCTCGCTCCGCAGGGGAGAGATGGGTAGACCATAAGCCATCTGGTAGTTTGGAGACCGACacggtcatgcagcctcatgtcCCCAATGCCATCAAAGTATCTGTGGCTAGCGAAAAGGCGTTGGCAAAGTGTGACAAGTACATGCTGACCCACCAGCAGCTGGCCTCGGATGGGGAGATGGAAACTAAACTCATTAAG GGCGACGTCTTCCGGACTCGAGGTGGAGGTCAGTCTGTACAGTTTACAGACATTGAAACCCTCAGACAGGAATCGCCTCCTGGAAACGG TCGCAAGAGGAGGTCCTCTGAAACAAATCGGCCTCCACTGGCAGAGAGCACAGAATCTGAGTGGACAGATGTAGAAACCAGA TGCTCCGTTGCTATGGAGATGAGAGCCGGATCTAATCTGGGGCCCGGGTACCAGCATCACGCTCTTCCTAA GCGCAGGAAACCTTGA
- the KIF23 gene encoding kinesin-like protein KIF23 isoform X10, giving the protein MMKQTRTKPPRRHAPKKPSNQQKDPVGVYCRVRPLSPSDQECCIEVINETTVQLHQPDGCKVNRNGEYKETQYSFKKVFGTLQTQKDLFDFVAKPLVEDLIRGKNGLLFTYGVTGSGKTYTMTGSPGQGGLLPRCLSMIFNSISRFQAKKYTFKTDDKNGIEIQNEVDALLERQRREAQTQVATRTPMRQRMVEPEFADMINIEDNCNVEEVDEDSVYSVFVSYIEIYNNYMYDLLEEAAIDPIRPKWNTPGKNVEFIPPQSKILREDQHHNMYVAGCTEVEVKTTEEAFDVFWKGQKRRRIANTTLNRESSRSHSVFMIKLAQAPLDADGDNVLQEKEQVTVSQLSLVDLAGSERTNRTKAEGNRLREAGNINQSLMTLRTCIEILRENQMCGTNKMVPYRDSKLTHMFKNYFDGEGKVRMIVCVNPKADDHEESLQVMRFAEMTQEVEIARPVDKPICGLTPGRRYRNQAFKDELSRRLEDRGGPVNGEVDEQAVIEMLIQSFPPIPSCELLDVNDDMTLPQIIEALEKRRRIRQMMAEEFNKSVVSFRGMLHELNGVVNAKDNLAQGRMSEKERAIMSQKSEIERLEKKVKTLEYKIDILEKTTTIYEEEKRTLQNDLESQSQKLHRQLSDKRRLESRINGMVAENAVKWEKECERRVAAKQIEMQNKLWVKDEKLKQLKAIVTESKGDRPERPSRERDREREPKGDVFRTRGGGQSVQFTDIETLRQESPPGNGRKRRSSETNRPPLAESTESEWTDVETRCSVAMEMRAGSNLGPGYQHHALPKRRKP; this is encoded by the exons ACTCagtattcatttaaaaaagtttttggaACGCTGCAGACACAAAAAGATCTGTTTGACTTCGTTGCGAAGCCCTTGGTGGAAGATCTTATTCGTGGTAAAAATG GTCTTCTCTTTACATATGGTGTAACGGGAAGTGGAAAGACTTACACAATGACTGGATCTCCGGGGCAAGGAGGACTattgcctcgctgtctcagcatgATTTTTAACAGCATTAGCAGGTTTCAGGCCAAGAAATAT ACTTTTAAGACGGATGATAAAAACGGCATTGAAATTCAGAATGAGGTGGATGCCTTATTGGAGCGGCAGAGGAGAGAGGCTCAAACACAGGTAGCCACCAGGACGCCTATGAG GCAGAGAATGGTGGAACCTGAATTTGCAGACATGATAAACATTGAAGATAACTGCAATGTGGAAGAAGTAGATGAGGATAGTGTGTATAGCGTGTTTGTTTCCTACATTGAAATCTACAATAATTACATGTATGATCTTTTGGAAGAGGCGGCTATAGATCCCATCAGACCAAA ATGGAACACGCCGGGAAAGAATGTAGAGTTTAT ACCGCCACAGTCTAAGATCCTGAGGGAAGACCAGCACCATAACATGTATGTTGCTGGGTGCACAGAAGTTGAAGTAAAAACTACAGAAGAGGCATTTGATGTGTTCTGGAAAG ggcaaaagaggaggaggattgcaAATACAACATTGAATCGTGAGTCCAGCCGCTCCCACAGTGTCTTCATGATAAAGTTGGCACAAGCCCCGCTTGATGCGGACGGGGATAATGTGCTGcag GAAAAGGAGCAGGTTACAGTGAGTCAGCTTTCTCTTGTAGACTTGGCTGGAAGTGAGAGAACAAACCGCACAAAGGCCGAGGGAAACAGACTGCGTGAAGCAG GCAACATTAACCAGTCACTTATGACTTTACGAACGTGTATAGAAATTCTGCGAGAAAACCAGATGTGTGGCACAAACAAG ATGGTGCCCTACCGAGACTCCAAGTTAACGCACATGTTCAAGAACTACTTTGATGGAGAAGGGAAAGTCCGAATGATAGTGTGTGTAAATCCCAAGGCAGATGATCACGAGGAGAGCCTA CAAGTTATGCGGTTTGCTGAGATGACTCAAGAAGTGGAAATTGCCAGACCTGTTGACAAACCGATTTGTGGGCTTACTCCTGGACGCCGCTATAGGAACCAGGCATTCAAGGATGAGCTTAGTCGTAGGCTGGAGGACCGTGGAGGTCCTGTGAATGgag AAGTCGATGAACAGGCCGTCATTGAGATGCTCATTCAAAGCTTTCCTCCTATTCCATCCTGTGAGCTGCTGGATGTTAACGATGATATGACTCTACCCCAAATTATCGAGGCCCTGGAGAAACGGCGCAGAATCCGTCAGATGATGGCTGAAGAGTTTAACAAGAGCG TTGTCTCCTTCAGGGGTATGCTGCACGAACTTAACGGGGTAGTGAATGCTAAAGACAACCTTGCACAGGGCAGGATGTCTGAGAAGGAACGGGCAATAATGTCTCAGAAATCGGAGATAGAGCGGCTTGAGAAGAAAGTCAAAACATTAGAATACAAG ATAGATATATTGGAAAAGACGACTACAATCTACGAGGAGGAAAAGCGCACTTTGCAAAACGATCTGGAGTCGCAGAGCCAAAAGCTGCATCGGCAACTGTCGGACAAGAGAAGGTTGGAGTCTCGGATTAATGGCATGGTAGCCGAGAATGCTGTGAAGTGGGAGAAAGAATGT gagcGGCGTGTGGCGGCCAAGCAGATCGAGATGCAGAACAAGCTGTGGGTAAAAGATGAgaaactaaagcagctgaaagccatcgTAACAGAATCTAAAGGCGACCGGCCGGAGAGACCATCCCGCGAGAGGGACCGCGAGCGAGAACCCAAG GGCGACGTCTTCCGGACTCGAGGTGGAGGTCAGTCTGTACAGTTTACAGACATTGAAACCCTCAGACAGGAATCGCCTCCTGGAAACGG TCGCAAGAGGAGGTCCTCTGAAACAAATCGGCCTCCACTGGCAGAGAGCACAGAATCTGAGTGGACAGATGTAGAAACCAGA TGCTCCGTTGCTATGGAGATGAGAGCCGGATCTAATCTGGGGCCCGGGTACCAGCATCACGCTCTTCCTAA GCGCAGGAAACCTTGA
- the KIF23 gene encoding kinesin-like protein KIF23 isoform X8 yields MMKQTRTKPPRRHAPKKPSNQQKDPVGVYCRVRPLSPSDQECCIEVINETTVQLHQPDGCKVNRNGEYKETQYSFKKVFGTLQTQKDLFDFVAKPLVEDLIRGKNGLLFTYGVTGSGKTYTMTGSPGQGGLLPRCLSMIFNSISRFQAKKYTFKTDDKNGIEIQNEVDALLERQRREAQTQVATRTPMRQRMVEPEFADMINIEDNCNVEEVDEDSVYSVFVSYIEIYNNYMYDLLEEAAIDPIRPKWNTPGKNVEFIPPQSKILREDQHHNMYVAGCTEVEVKTTEEAFDVFWKGQKRRRIANTTLNRESSRSHSVFMIKLAQAPLDADGDNVLQEKEQVTVSQLSLVDLAGSERTNRTKAEGNRLREAGNINQSLMTLRTCIEILRENQMCGTNKMVPYRDSKLTHMFKNYFDGEGKVRMIVCVNPKADDHEESLQVMRFAEMTQEVEIARPVDKPICGLTPGRRYRNQAFKDELSRRLEDRGGPVNGEVDEQAVIEMLIQSFPPIPSCELLDVNDDMTLPQIIEALEKRRRIRQMMAEEFNKSVVSFRGMLHELNGVVNAKDNLAQGRMSEKERAIMSQKSEIERLEKKVKTLEYKIDILEKTTTIYEEEKRTLQNDLESQSQKLHRQLSDKRRLESRINGMVAENAVKWEKECERRVAAKQIEMQNKLWVKDEKLKQLKAIVTESKGDRPERPSRERDREREPKTVPPVHTRHRRSRSAGERWVDHKPSGSLETDTVMQPHVPNAIKVSVASEKALAKCDKYMLTHQQLASDGEMETKLIKGDVFRTRGGGQSVQFTDIETLRQESPPGNGRKRRSSETNRPPLAESTESEWTDVETRCSVAMEMRAGSNLGPGYQHHALPKRRKP; encoded by the exons ACTCagtattcatttaaaaaagtttttggaACGCTGCAGACACAAAAAGATCTGTTTGACTTCGTTGCGAAGCCCTTGGTGGAAGATCTTATTCGTGGTAAAAATG GTCTTCTCTTTACATATGGTGTAACGGGAAGTGGAAAGACTTACACAATGACTGGATCTCCGGGGCAAGGAGGACTattgcctcgctgtctcagcatgATTTTTAACAGCATTAGCAGGTTTCAGGCCAAGAAATAT ACTTTTAAGACGGATGATAAAAACGGCATTGAAATTCAGAATGAGGTGGATGCCTTATTGGAGCGGCAGAGGAGAGAGGCTCAAACACAGGTAGCCACCAGGACGCCTATGAG GCAGAGAATGGTGGAACCTGAATTTGCAGACATGATAAACATTGAAGATAACTGCAATGTGGAAGAAGTAGATGAGGATAGTGTGTATAGCGTGTTTGTTTCCTACATTGAAATCTACAATAATTACATGTATGATCTTTTGGAAGAGGCGGCTATAGATCCCATCAGACCAAA ATGGAACACGCCGGGAAAGAATGTAGAGTTTAT ACCGCCACAGTCTAAGATCCTGAGGGAAGACCAGCACCATAACATGTATGTTGCTGGGTGCACAGAAGTTGAAGTAAAAACTACAGAAGAGGCATTTGATGTGTTCTGGAAAG ggcaaaagaggaggaggattgcaAATACAACATTGAATCGTGAGTCCAGCCGCTCCCACAGTGTCTTCATGATAAAGTTGGCACAAGCCCCGCTTGATGCGGACGGGGATAATGTGCTGcag GAAAAGGAGCAGGTTACAGTGAGTCAGCTTTCTCTTGTAGACTTGGCTGGAAGTGAGAGAACAAACCGCACAAAGGCCGAGGGAAACAGACTGCGTGAAGCAG GCAACATTAACCAGTCACTTATGACTTTACGAACGTGTATAGAAATTCTGCGAGAAAACCAGATGTGTGGCACAAACAAG ATGGTGCCCTACCGAGACTCCAAGTTAACGCACATGTTCAAGAACTACTTTGATGGAGAAGGGAAAGTCCGAATGATAGTGTGTGTAAATCCCAAGGCAGATGATCACGAGGAGAGCCTA CAAGTTATGCGGTTTGCTGAGATGACTCAAGAAGTGGAAATTGCCAGACCTGTTGACAAACCGATTTGTGGGCTTACTCCTGGACGCCGCTATAGGAACCAGGCATTCAAGGATGAGCTTAGTCGTAGGCTGGAGGACCGTGGAGGTCCTGTGAATGgag AAGTCGATGAACAGGCCGTCATTGAGATGCTCATTCAAAGCTTTCCTCCTATTCCATCCTGTGAGCTGCTGGATGTTAACGATGATATGACTCTACCCCAAATTATCGAGGCCCTGGAGAAACGGCGCAGAATCCGTCAGATGATGGCTGAAGAGTTTAACAAGAGCG TTGTCTCCTTCAGGGGTATGCTGCACGAACTTAACGGGGTAGTGAATGCTAAAGACAACCTTGCACAGGGCAGGATGTCTGAGAAGGAACGGGCAATAATGTCTCAGAAATCGGAGATAGAGCGGCTTGAGAAGAAAGTCAAAACATTAGAATACAAG ATAGATATATTGGAAAAGACGACTACAATCTACGAGGAGGAAAAGCGCACTTTGCAAAACGATCTGGAGTCGCAGAGCCAAAAGCTGCATCGGCAACTGTCGGACAAGAGAAGGTTGGAGTCTCGGATTAATGGCATGGTAGCCGAGAATGCTGTGAAGTGGGAGAAAGAATGT gagcGGCGTGTGGCGGCCAAGCAGATCGAGATGCAGAACAAGCTGTGGGTAAAAGATGAgaaactaaagcagctgaaagccatcgTAACAGAATCTAAAGGCGACCGGCCGGAGAGACCATCCCGCGAGAGGGACCGCGAGCGAGAACCCAAG ACTGTTCCCCCGGTGCACACGAGGCACCGCCGCTCTCGCTCCGCAGGGGAGAGATGGGTAGACCATAAGCCATCTGGTAGTTTGGAGACCGACacggtcatgcagcctcatgtcCCCAATGCCATCAAAGTATCTGTGGCTAGCGAAAAGGCGTTGGCAAAGTGTGACAAGTACATGCTGACCCACCAGCAGCTGGCCTCGGATGGGGAGATGGAAACTAAACTCATTAAG GGCGACGTCTTCCGGACTCGAGGTGGAGGTCAGTCTGTACAGTTTACAGACATTGAAACCCTCAGACAGGAATCGCCTCCTGGAAACGG TCGCAAGAGGAGGTCCTCTGAAACAAATCGGCCTCCACTGGCAGAGAGCACAGAATCTGAGTGGACAGATGTAGAAACCAGA TGCTCCGTTGCTATGGAGATGAGAGCCGGATCTAATCTGGGGCCCGGGTACCAGCATCACGCTCTTCCTAA GCGCAGGAAACCTTGA
- the KIF23 gene encoding kinesin-like protein KIF23 isoform X5: protein MMKQTRTKPPRRHAPKKPSNQQKDPVGVYCRVRPLSPSDQECCIEVINETTVQLHQPDGCKVNRNGEYKETQYSFKKVFGTLQTQKDLFDFVAKPLVEDLIRGKNGLLFTYGVTGSGKTYTMTGSPGQGGLLPRCLSMIFNSISRFQAKKYTFKTDDKNGIEIQNEVDALLERQRREAQTQVATRTPMRQRMVEPEFADMINIEDNCNVEEVDEDSVYSVFVSYIEIYNNYMYDLLEEAAIDPIRPKWNTPGKNVEFIPPQSKILREDQHHNMYVAGCTEVEVKTTEEAFDVFWKGQKRRRIANTTLNRESSRSHSVFMIKLAQAPLDADGDNVLQEKEQVTVSQLSLVDLAGSERTNRTKAEGNRLREAGNINQSLMTLRTCIEILRENQMCGTNKMVPYRDSKLTHMFKNYFDGEGKVRMIVCVNPKADDHEESLQVMRFAEMTQEVEIARPVDKPICGLTPGRRYRNQAFKDELSRRLEDRGGPVNGEVDEQAVIEMLIQSFPPIPSCELLDVNDDMTLPQIIEALEKRRRIRQMMAEEFNKSVVSFRGMLHELNGVVNAKDNLAQGRMSEKERAIMSQKSEIERLEKKVKTLEYKIDILEKTTTIYEEEKRTLQNDLESQSQKLHRQLSDKRRLESRINGMVAENAVKWEKECERRVAAKQIEMQNKLWVKDEKLKQLKAIVTESKGDRPERPSRERDREREPKVPTRSISPSPAPTVPPVHTRHRRSRSAGERWVDHKPSGSLETDTVMQPHVPNAIKVSVASEKALAKCDKYMLTHQQLASDGEMETKLIKGDVFRTRGGGQSVQFTDIETLRQESPPGNGRKRRSSETNRPPLAESTESEWTDVETRCSVAMEMRAGSNLGPGYQHHALPKRRKP, encoded by the exons ACTCagtattcatttaaaaaagtttttggaACGCTGCAGACACAAAAAGATCTGTTTGACTTCGTTGCGAAGCCCTTGGTGGAAGATCTTATTCGTGGTAAAAATG GTCTTCTCTTTACATATGGTGTAACGGGAAGTGGAAAGACTTACACAATGACTGGATCTCCGGGGCAAGGAGGACTattgcctcgctgtctcagcatgATTTTTAACAGCATTAGCAGGTTTCAGGCCAAGAAATAT ACTTTTAAGACGGATGATAAAAACGGCATTGAAATTCAGAATGAGGTGGATGCCTTATTGGAGCGGCAGAGGAGAGAGGCTCAAACACAGGTAGCCACCAGGACGCCTATGAG GCAGAGAATGGTGGAACCTGAATTTGCAGACATGATAAACATTGAAGATAACTGCAATGTGGAAGAAGTAGATGAGGATAGTGTGTATAGCGTGTTTGTTTCCTACATTGAAATCTACAATAATTACATGTATGATCTTTTGGAAGAGGCGGCTATAGATCCCATCAGACCAAA ATGGAACACGCCGGGAAAGAATGTAGAGTTTAT ACCGCCACAGTCTAAGATCCTGAGGGAAGACCAGCACCATAACATGTATGTTGCTGGGTGCACAGAAGTTGAAGTAAAAACTACAGAAGAGGCATTTGATGTGTTCTGGAAAG ggcaaaagaggaggaggattgcaAATACAACATTGAATCGTGAGTCCAGCCGCTCCCACAGTGTCTTCATGATAAAGTTGGCACAAGCCCCGCTTGATGCGGACGGGGATAATGTGCTGcag GAAAAGGAGCAGGTTACAGTGAGTCAGCTTTCTCTTGTAGACTTGGCTGGAAGTGAGAGAACAAACCGCACAAAGGCCGAGGGAAACAGACTGCGTGAAGCAG GCAACATTAACCAGTCACTTATGACTTTACGAACGTGTATAGAAATTCTGCGAGAAAACCAGATGTGTGGCACAAACAAG ATGGTGCCCTACCGAGACTCCAAGTTAACGCACATGTTCAAGAACTACTTTGATGGAGAAGGGAAAGTCCGAATGATAGTGTGTGTAAATCCCAAGGCAGATGATCACGAGGAGAGCCTA CAAGTTATGCGGTTTGCTGAGATGACTCAAGAAGTGGAAATTGCCAGACCTGTTGACAAACCGATTTGTGGGCTTACTCCTGGACGCCGCTATAGGAACCAGGCATTCAAGGATGAGCTTAGTCGTAGGCTGGAGGACCGTGGAGGTCCTGTGAATGgag AAGTCGATGAACAGGCCGTCATTGAGATGCTCATTCAAAGCTTTCCTCCTATTCCATCCTGTGAGCTGCTGGATGTTAACGATGATATGACTCTACCCCAAATTATCGAGGCCCTGGAGAAACGGCGCAGAATCCGTCAGATGATGGCTGAAGAGTTTAACAAGAGCG TTGTCTCCTTCAGGGGTATGCTGCACGAACTTAACGGGGTAGTGAATGCTAAAGACAACCTTGCACAGGGCAGGATGTCTGAGAAGGAACGGGCAATAATGTCTCAGAAATCGGAGATAGAGCGGCTTGAGAAGAAAGTCAAAACATTAGAATACAAG ATAGATATATTGGAAAAGACGACTACAATCTACGAGGAGGAAAAGCGCACTTTGCAAAACGATCTGGAGTCGCAGAGCCAAAAGCTGCATCGGCAACTGTCGGACAAGAGAAGGTTGGAGTCTCGGATTAATGGCATGGTAGCCGAGAATGCTGTGAAGTGGGAGAAAGAATGT gagcGGCGTGTGGCGGCCAAGCAGATCGAGATGCAGAACAAGCTGTGGGTAAAAGATGAgaaactaaagcagctgaaagccatcgTAACAGAATCTAAAGGCGACCGGCCGGAGAGACCATCCCGCGAGAGGGACCGCGAGCGAGAACCCAAGGTTCCCACCAGATCTATCTCTCCATCACCTGCTCCT ACTGTTCCCCCGGTGCACACGAGGCACCGCCGCTCTCGCTCCGCAGGGGAGAGATGGGTAGACCATAAGCCATCTGGTAGTTTGGAGACCGACacggtcatgcagcctcatgtcCCCAATGCCATCAAAGTATCTGTGGCTAGCGAAAAGGCGTTGGCAAAGTGTGACAAGTACATGCTGACCCACCAGCAGCTGGCCTCGGATGGGGAGATGGAAACTAAACTCATTAAG GGCGACGTCTTCCGGACTCGAGGTGGAGGTCAGTCTGTACAGTTTACAGACATTGAAACCCTCAGACAGGAATCGCCTCCTGGAAACGG TCGCAAGAGGAGGTCCTCTGAAACAAATCGGCCTCCACTGGCAGAGAGCACAGAATCTGAGTGGACAGATGTAGAAACCAGA TGCTCCGTTGCTATGGAGATGAGAGCCGGATCTAATCTGGGGCCCGGGTACCAGCATCACGCTCTTCCTAA GCGCAGGAAACCTTGA